A genomic window from Candidatus Bathyanammoxibius amoris includes:
- a CDS encoding acetylserotonin O-methyltransferase, producing MKELDRMEELSWAYWKSQVIFAGVELGIFDLLGKCARSSIETAQELKTDARATEMLLDALVSLGLLRKTQRRYENTSWANEYLVRDKPLYQGARIHHMHNLWDRWARLQEAVRTGKSVVEDIGTDPARLEDFMASMHNSGIMKARLIARKFGLKRFKHLLDLGGGPGAYSIEFARLHPGLTTTVFDLEDNIQIARRCIKEAGLEERVHTRVGDCLEAEFGSEAYDVVFVSNLVHIYAPATNVGILKKCHTALQPGGTVIIHEFLLDGTGTGPLFPVLFSLNMLLGTCEGSSYDEEEMKGWLQKAGFKRPKVVRLDKDSALITGQK from the coding sequence ATGAAGGAACTAGATCGCATGGAAGAATTGAGCTGGGCCTACTGGAAGTCACAGGTAATCTTTGCCGGGGTAGAACTTGGGATATTCGACCTGCTTGGTAAATGTGCAAGGTCGTCCATTGAGACCGCCCAGGAGCTCAAGACGGACGCGAGGGCGACGGAGATGCTCCTTGACGCCCTAGTCTCCCTCGGACTCCTGAGGAAGACACAAAGGAGATATGAAAACACATCCTGGGCAAATGAATATCTCGTGCGGGATAAGCCGCTCTATCAGGGCGCCCGCATCCACCACATGCACAACCTCTGGGACAGGTGGGCAAGGCTGCAGGAGGCCGTGCGCACGGGCAAATCGGTGGTGGAGGACATCGGAACCGACCCCGCGCGCCTGGAGGACTTCATGGCCTCCATGCACAACAGCGGCATTATGAAGGCCCGGTTGATTGCCAGGAAATTCGGGCTGAAACGCTTCAAGCACCTGCTGGATTTAGGCGGCGGTCCCGGTGCGTATTCCATCGAGTTTGCCAGGTTGCATCCCGGACTTACCACCACGGTGTTCGACCTGGAGGACAACATCCAGATAGCCCGGCGCTGCATAAAGGAGGCGGGGCTTGAGGAAAGGGTGCATACCAGGGTGGGGGACTGTCTGGAAGCAGAGTTTGGCAGTGAGGCCTATGACGTGGTTTTCGTCTCGAACCTCGTCCATATCTACGCCCCGGCTACAAACGTCGGTATACTGAAGAAATGCCATACCGCCCTTCAACCGGGGGGCACGGTGATAATACACGAATTTCTGCTGGACGGTACGGGTACAGGCCCCCTCTTCCCGGTGCTTTTCAGTCTCAATATGCTGCTTGGCACATGCGAGGGTTCATCCTACGACGAGGAGGAGATGAAGGGATGGCTCCAGAAGGCCGGCTTCAAGAGGCCCAAGGTGGTACGGCTTGACAAAGACTCCGCTTTAATCACGGGGCAGAAATAA
- a CDS encoding class II SORL domain-containing protein, with protein MRTMGRREFLTGTGLALLGPVVLLKDVLADEPCEMCKSRIAAGGSPCPRCAARHGKGAHGTKTDLFACINRVSDPDNMTTLEKKHAPVISIPSYVKINQPFYLTAQVGNIIHGMSPNHWIQWIEVHADNVLVSRTEFSPRSPSAIVTVPLLTQKETTLKVLERCNLHGIWESSQRVVPA; from the coding sequence ATGCGGACCATGGGGAGGCGGGAGTTTCTAACGGGCACAGGTTTAGCCCTCCTGGGACCGGTTGTGTTGTTGAAGGATGTGCTGGCGGATGAGCCGTGTGAAATGTGCAAATCGAGAATTGCGGCCGGCGGGTCCCCGTGTCCCAGATGTGCTGCACGCCACGGCAAGGGGGCGCATGGGACAAAAACCGACCTCTTCGCATGCATAAACCGCGTGTCCGACCCGGACAACATGACCACTCTGGAGAAGAAACACGCCCCGGTCATAAGCATTCCCTCCTACGTAAAGATAAATCAGCCCTTCTACCTCACCGCGCAGGTGGGCAACATCATTCATGGCATGAGTCCAAACCATTGGATACAGTGGATAGAGGTCCACGCCGATAACGTGTTAGTGTCAAGGACCGAATTCAGCCCCCGAAGCCCCTCGGCTATCGTAACGGTTCCCCTTCTTACACAAAAGGAAACAACGCTGAAGGTCCTGGAGAGATGCAACCTGCACGGGATATGGGAAAGCTCCCAAAGGGTAGTGCCCGCCTGA
- a CDS encoding phage portal protein has protein sequence MNKIMSFIQRKSNRSLPLSLSLSPWGDGYATPVDWRSKQYMEIYGDAEYSSVWVFACVKAIAQTVASVPFVFYKDTSSGRERLPQTHPLVKLFWGVNPRMTRYDFWEASMVYMELTGNCFWALEKNNSDGHPGEIWPLRPDRMRIIPNKEELVDGYLFSVGEKSVGYGRDEMIHLKYFNPLNELWGMSPLAAVRQGLLADFYAVMYNQKFFKQGARPSGVISTQAELNDAAMWRLRAEFDQAYSGAERSHRVILLEKGLQWQSISLGQKDMEFIEQRRLSREEILAVYKVPPIEVGILEHANYANSETQDRIFWTKGVIPRLRKIEECVNTFLAPRFGVGIFGEFDLSGVEALRDNELDKSDIATKLVGSDVWTVNEARKKLWNMSPVEWGDSQSRENDSK, from the coding sequence ATGAACAAAATCATGTCCTTCATACAGAGGAAATCAAACCGGTCGTTGCCACTCTCGCTGTCACTTTCTCCCTGGGGCGACGGTTATGCAACCCCCGTTGACTGGCGTTCCAAACAATATATGGAAATATACGGCGACGCGGAGTACTCAAGCGTCTGGGTCTTCGCCTGTGTGAAGGCGATTGCGCAGACAGTGGCAAGCGTGCCGTTCGTGTTCTATAAAGACACGTCGTCGGGCCGTGAGAGACTTCCGCAGACCCACCCGCTTGTAAAACTGTTCTGGGGCGTTAACCCGCGGATGACACGCTACGATTTCTGGGAGGCCTCGATGGTGTACATGGAGCTCACGGGCAACTGCTTCTGGGCGCTTGAGAAGAATAACAGCGACGGGCATCCGGGTGAGATATGGCCCCTCAGGCCCGACAGGATGCGCATCATACCCAACAAGGAAGAGTTGGTAGACGGTTATCTCTTCAGCGTGGGCGAAAAGAGTGTGGGCTATGGCCGGGACGAGATGATACACCTAAAGTACTTTAACCCGCTCAACGAATTGTGGGGAATGTCACCGCTTGCGGCGGTGCGGCAGGGACTTCTGGCCGACTTCTATGCCGTTATGTACAACCAAAAGTTTTTCAAACAGGGGGCGCGGCCCTCAGGGGTGATAAGTACACAGGCTGAACTAAACGATGCCGCTATGTGGCGTCTACGGGCCGAATTTGACCAGGCATACTCCGGCGCCGAACGCTCGCACCGCGTGATCCTGCTCGAAAAGGGTCTTCAGTGGCAGTCAATCAGCTTGGGGCAGAAGGACATGGAGTTTATCGAGCAGCGTAGGTTGTCGCGCGAGGAGATACTGGCCGTCTACAAGGTGCCGCCCATAGAGGTCGGGATTCTGGAACATGCGAACTATGCCAACTCTGAGACACAGGACAGGATTTTTTGGACAAAAGGCGTCATCCCGCGCCTCAGAAAAATAGAGGAGTGTGTGAACACGTTCCTCGCGCCACGCTTCGGCGTGGGCATATTCGGAGAGTTCGATCTCTCAGGCGTTGAAGCGCTCAGGGACAACGAGCTTGACAAGAGCGACATAGCAACTAAACTTGTGGGCAGCGACGTCTGGACCGTCAACGAGGCCCGCAAGAAGCTATGGAACATGTCCCCCGTGGAGTGGGGAGATTCACAGAGTCGAGAAAATGATTCCAAATAG
- the terL gene encoding phage terminase large subunit: MNAGRSGLPSYRRLPHLEKRLLLCKELLAELDAWDSPAAFAGRYLRHYLTASPAPFHAELYDLMASSTENKREAVAAPRGHGKSVLMGLVYPLWAICTGRKRFIVIISSSSTISEGFLGAIIRELKENGLIRMDFGELVGREKWTSTDILCSNGVRVVAKGVGSSLRGMRSFESRPDLVICDDLEDDEGVLSAEQRRKLESWFNRSVLNLPGPEGDIIVVGTILHYDSLLSKLLKKWQGKRYRALGTDGAALWSGYYDAERLKKIKQGDGGKEGIGSIAFECEYQNNPISPEEQLIREEWISYYKPEDLYNQELLIATAIDPALGSSSSGDYSAMVTVGQVGGKIYVLEADIKRRRPAAIADAAVRNFQRWSGHSDGEEASKKKSHFLCLAVETNVFQVVLKDMLEDISRREKLFIPIRGVKNFSDKTARIASLSALIENGTILFNRDLKLLIEQLIEFPRGSHDDGPDALEMAVRQLRHHSTPRIRFI; this comes from the coding sequence TTGAACGCCGGGCGCTCAGGTCTGCCCTCATACAGGAGGTTACCTCACTTAGAGAAGAGATTACTTCTGTGCAAAGAGCTTCTTGCGGAGCTTGATGCCTGGGACAGCCCCGCAGCCTTTGCCGGGCGGTATCTCAGGCACTATCTGACGGCCTCTCCCGCGCCGTTCCATGCCGAGCTTTATGACCTCATGGCCTCCAGCACTGAGAACAAGCGTGAGGCCGTTGCGGCACCCAGGGGACACGGCAAGAGCGTACTGATGGGCCTCGTCTATCCGCTGTGGGCCATCTGCACCGGAAGGAAACGTTTCATAGTAATCATCTCATCCTCAAGCACCATATCGGAGGGTTTCCTGGGGGCGATAATACGCGAGCTGAAGGAAAACGGGCTTATCAGGATGGACTTCGGAGAGCTGGTGGGCAGAGAGAAGTGGACATCCACCGATATTCTATGCTCCAACGGTGTGAGGGTGGTTGCCAAAGGGGTCGGCTCAAGCCTCCGCGGAATGAGGAGCTTTGAGTCGCGACCCGACCTTGTAATATGCGACGACCTCGAGGACGACGAGGGCGTGCTGAGCGCCGAGCAGAGACGGAAGCTTGAGTCATGGTTCAACCGTTCGGTGCTGAACCTGCCGGGACCCGAAGGCGACATAATCGTTGTGGGCACGATACTCCATTACGACAGCCTCCTCTCAAAACTTCTCAAGAAATGGCAGGGCAAAAGATACCGTGCGCTGGGTACGGATGGTGCGGCGCTGTGGTCCGGCTACTATGACGCCGAAAGGTTGAAAAAAATAAAACAAGGTGATGGTGGTAAAGAAGGAATTGGATCCATCGCGTTTGAGTGCGAATACCAGAATAACCCGATAAGTCCGGAGGAACAGTTGATTCGTGAGGAGTGGATTAGCTACTACAAGCCTGAGGATTTATATAATCAGGAACTCTTGATAGCGACGGCGATTGACCCCGCACTGGGCTCTTCCTCTTCGGGCGACTACAGCGCCATGGTCACGGTGGGTCAGGTTGGCGGAAAGATATACGTGCTTGAGGCTGATATAAAAAGACGCAGGCCCGCGGCCATCGCCGATGCCGCTGTCAGGAATTTTCAGAGATGGTCGGGGCATTCGGACGGAGAGGAAGCCAGTAAAAAAAAGTCACATTTTCTCTGTCTTGCCGTGGAGACCAACGTCTTTCAGGTAGTGCTCAAAGACATGCTTGAAGACATTTCCAGGCGCGAGAAATTATTTATCCCCATCCGCGGGGTTAAGAATTTTAGCGACAAGACCGCCCGCATAGCGAGCCTATCTGCGCTGATAGAAAACGGGACTATTTTATTTAATCGTGACCTGAAGCTGCTTATAGAGCAGCTGATAGAATTCCCCCGGGGTTCCCACGACGACGGCCCCGACGCCCTGGAGATGGCCGTCCGCCAGCTCCGCCACCACTCCACACCGAGGATAAGGTTTATTTGA
- a CDS encoding B12-binding domain-containing radical SAM protein: protein MKSNTQEVSSIILLEHPRPDDPERHQDVVNAPLSANLLTPYISAVLKSHKMPAEIINANLMRWSMQQTLDEIKTKPPKLLAVHMVYVWDKTAGVFDMLSRLRVLCPRTHISLYGFYPTFSYDNILKQFPFIDSVAIGEAEFTLLELSKSLLDDPAPETLGQIEGLAFARIDAATGERRIIKNRPRVLNTELDGLPFPDRSDMWPHEKRGITTYVLGSRGCYGHCTFCYINPFYTNNTSASWRGRSAENVFQEIKTLYRDRGIRDFYFADANFFGPGRDGKQRASQLAGLIIKDSLKIRFGIECRANDVEEQSLSRLVDAGLREVFLGIESGCQHVLNRFKKGVSIGANEGAVKTLRRLGIEPTLGFIMFHPGSTLADVRENFEFLRKLELLRTPAVTAHILHHGQTFFRGTPDFQRVIELPQTTAEPLTGYEAFCEFSDPKVAAFSEAAVSLCRGVLDMLQPDDADVCNVTREDGMLAGVNELLISAYDDVLSRFEHGDNDETMEDLKQMARRIHDETLRAVKNSLYENTGMRT, encoded by the coding sequence ATGAAATCAAACACCCAAGAAGTATCGTCCATCATCCTGCTTGAACACCCGCGGCCGGATGACCCGGAGAGGCATCAGGACGTGGTTAACGCCCCGCTGTCCGCAAATCTCCTGACACCCTACATCTCCGCCGTGCTCAAATCACACAAGATGCCCGCGGAAATCATCAACGCAAATCTCATGCGCTGGTCCATGCAGCAGACCCTGGACGAAATCAAAACAAAGCCGCCGAAACTCCTCGCGGTTCATATGGTGTATGTTTGGGACAAGACCGCCGGCGTCTTCGACATGCTCTCACGCCTGCGCGTCCTGTGCCCCCGGACACACATAAGCCTGTACGGCTTCTACCCAACGTTTTCATACGATAACATTCTTAAGCAATTCCCTTTTATAGACTCCGTCGCCATCGGCGAAGCTGAGTTTACATTGCTAGAGCTGTCTAAATCCCTCCTGGATGACCCCGCCCCTGAAACTTTGGGTCAGATAGAAGGATTGGCATTCGCGCGGATTGACGCCGCCACCGGGGAACGCCGGATTATAAAAAATAGGCCGCGTGTCCTGAACACAGAACTGGACGGCCTCCCGTTCCCTGACCGGAGTGACATGTGGCCGCATGAAAAACGAGGTATCACCACCTACGTGCTGGGCAGCCGCGGCTGCTACGGCCACTGCACGTTCTGCTATATCAATCCCTTCTACACTAATAACACATCCGCATCATGGCGGGGTAGAAGTGCCGAAAATGTTTTCCAGGAGATAAAGACGTTGTACAGAGACCGGGGCATACGGGATTTCTACTTCGCCGATGCAAACTTCTTCGGTCCGGGCAGAGATGGCAAGCAACGGGCCTCTCAACTGGCCGGCCTCATAATTAAGGACAGTCTGAAAATAAGATTCGGCATTGAATGCCGCGCCAATGACGTAGAGGAACAGAGCCTGTCACGGCTGGTAGATGCCGGACTCAGGGAGGTCTTTCTTGGTATAGAGAGCGGCTGCCAGCACGTCCTCAACCGGTTCAAAAAGGGCGTTTCTATAGGTGCGAACGAGGGGGCCGTAAAGACCCTCCGGCGCCTTGGTATTGAACCCACACTGGGTTTTATAATGTTTCATCCCGGTTCCACCCTGGCTGACGTCAGAGAGAATTTCGAGTTTCTCAGAAAACTTGAACTGTTGCGTACGCCCGCAGTAACCGCCCACATCCTGCACCATGGGCAGACGTTTTTTCGGGGCACTCCCGATTTCCAGCGCGTAATCGAACTGCCGCAGACAACGGCGGAACCCCTTACCGGCTACGAGGCCTTTTGCGAGTTCAGTGACCCAAAGGTTGCTGCATTCTCAGAGGCCGCAGTCAGCCTCTGCCGGGGGGTTCTGGACATGCTGCAACCTGACGACGCCGACGTCTGCAATGTAACCAGAGAAGACGGTATGCTCGCCGGGGTGAACGAGTTGCTTATCAGCGCTTATGACGATGTGCTCTCGCGGTTTGAACACGGTGATAACGATGAAACCATGGAAGATTTGAAACAAATGGCCCGGCGCATCCATGATGAGACCTTGCGTGCCGTAAAGAACTCACTGTACGAGAATACGGGAATGAGGACTTAG
- the thiC gene encoding phosphomethylpyrimidine synthase ThiC: MKTQLERAREGEITPQMEEAACYDDVCPEFIREGIARGQTVLYGNPHRKSRVVGIGMGLRTKVNASIGTSPDIVDIDMEVEKARTAEEYGADTLMELSTGGDLREIRRRVLDAVELTVGTVPLYQAAIEAIRDRGAVEKMDPEALFDIIEQQAEEGIGFMAIHCGVNRLVLERLKKQGYRFGGLVSRGGSFLTAWIEHNQKENPLYEQIDRLIDIMKRHDVILSLGNGLRAGAVHDSTDRAQIQELIINSEIAEYAQSKGVQCIVEGPGHIPIDEIEANVILQKRLSNNAPFYMLGPITTDVAPGYDHISSAIGAALSSMYGADFICYVTPPEHLALPNVADVREGVMAARVAVHVGDMVKLKDKVKNADLKMAVARRDLDWETQYTTAISEKRAREIRKSRPPMEGDTCTMCGKLCSLKTVKEYYQPYLEKSRKRSVAAAL, from the coding sequence ATGAAGACCCAATTAGAGCGGGCCAGAGAGGGCGAGATTACGCCTCAGATGGAAGAGGCCGCCTGTTACGACGACGTCTGCCCTGAGTTTATACGAGAAGGAATAGCCAGAGGCCAGACAGTCCTCTACGGCAACCCACACAGGAAATCGCGGGTGGTGGGCATAGGCATGGGGCTAAGGACCAAGGTAAACGCCAGCATCGGCACCTCGCCAGACATTGTGGACATTGACATGGAGGTGGAGAAGGCCCGCACCGCCGAGGAATATGGCGCAGACACACTGATGGAGCTATCCACCGGAGGCGACCTGAGAGAAATTAGGCGCAGGGTGCTTGATGCTGTAGAGCTGACGGTCGGCACAGTTCCTCTGTACCAGGCAGCCATCGAGGCTATCAGGGACAGGGGCGCGGTGGAGAAGATGGACCCTGAGGCCCTGTTCGATATAATCGAGCAGCAGGCCGAAGAGGGCATCGGTTTTATGGCCATCCACTGCGGTGTAAACCGCCTTGTGCTGGAGAGGCTCAAGAAACAGGGTTACCGCTTCGGCGGTCTGGTCAGCCGCGGCGGTTCGTTCCTCACCGCCTGGATTGAACACAATCAGAAGGAAAACCCCCTCTACGAACAGATAGACCGCCTTATAGACATAATGAAGCGGCACGACGTCATCCTCAGCCTGGGCAACGGCCTCAGGGCCGGGGCCGTCCACGACTCAACCGACAGGGCGCAGATACAGGAACTGATTATCAACTCGGAGATAGCCGAATACGCCCAGTCAAAGGGCGTCCAGTGCATCGTCGAAGGCCCGGGCCATATACCCATCGACGAGATAGAGGCCAACGTTATATTACAGAAGAGGTTGAGCAATAACGCCCCCTTCTACATGCTGGGACCGATAACTACCGACGTTGCACCGGGTTATGACCACATCTCGTCGGCTATAGGCGCCGCGCTTTCGTCCATGTACGGCGCCGACTTCATCTGTTACGTCACTCCGCCCGAACACCTCGCCCTGCCCAACGTTGCCGACGTCAGGGAGGGGGTCATGGCCGCAAGGGTGGCCGTCCACGTGGGCGACATGGTCAAGCTCAAGGACAAGGTAAAGAACGCGGACCTCAAGATGGCAGTCGCGCGCAGGGACTTGGACTGGGAGACTCAGTACACGACCGCGATATCCGAGAAGAGGGCCAGGGAGATTCGCAAGAGCCGCCCTCCCATGGAAGGCGACACCTGCACCATGTGCGGCAAGCTCTGCTCCCTCAAGACGGTTAAGGAATATTACCAGCCGTATCTCGAAAAAAGCCGGAAGAGAAGCGTAGCCGCGGCGTTGTAG
- a CDS encoding DUF5678 domain-containing protein → MTLPALADTQIRRQAAPLVPIYSARNNAVMVARGQDPILRTEPLQWNTGTVKSLADVLGSFQIVIDSVDLFSGEYTPTNEQITISWVDVLGPQSTGKTDEWLRRQKEWKVAFGGNFVLACEPAIETDPWNTLEDFGEHEEVVERSDSEEFEEAVKFFNANKERLVKDYKNKFIAIVDNEVVDFDEDFSGLAERVYKKYGYRSIYMPKVTREPEVAHIPTPFLRK, encoded by the coding sequence ATGACATTACCGGCTCTTGCGGATACTCAAATTAGAAGACAAGCAGCGCCACTAGTCCCAATATACTCCGCTAGAAATAACGCCGTAATGGTAGCTAGAGGGCAAGATCCTATATTGCGAACAGAACCGTTACAATGGAACACTGGAACTGTGAAAAGTCTTGCGGATGTGTTGGGAAGCTTCCAAATTGTTATTGATTCTGTTGACTTATTTTCTGGCGAATACACACCAACAAACGAACAAATAACAATCTCTTGGGTTGATGTACTAGGACCACAATCTACTGGGAAAACTGATGAATGGTTACGTAGGCAAAAGGAGTGGAAGGTTGCTTTTGGAGGCAATTTTGTGCTAGCATGTGAACCGGCAATAGAAACAGACCCATGGAACACATTAGAAGATTTCGGTGAACATGAAGAGGTGGTAGAACGTTCTGACAGTGAAGAATTTGAAGAGGCAGTGAAGTTCTTTAACGCAAATAAAGAAAGACTTGTCAAAGATTACAAGAATAAATTTATTGCTATTGTAGACAATGAGGTTGTTGATTTCGATGAAGATTTCTCTGGATTAGCGGAGAGAGTATACAAAAAATATGGCTACCGTTCTATATACATGCCAAAGGTAACCAGGGAACCAGAAGTTGCTCATATACCCACACCGTTCTTGCGTAAGTAA
- a CDS encoding retroviral-like aspartic protease family protein, which yields MSLSIPYNPSFLPSAPVIDCTVSIPDSTQSSSRTLPAIVDSGASISVVPQKIVTELGLVKVDKMLVAGYKEATAIRFEDVYSAKVSVSPFDKKVHRVIVTDAEHACIGRDLINNWTVTLRGKQGIIEIEEG from the coding sequence ATGAGCTTAAGTATACCTTACAATCCCTCTTTTCTTCCGTCTGCACCAGTGATTGACTGTACTGTTTCTATTCCTGATAGCACACAATCTTCATCAAGAACACTACCTGCAATTGTTGATTCAGGAGCGTCTATCAGTGTAGTTCCCCAAAAAATTGTAACAGAATTGGGACTCGTAAAGGTAGATAAAATGCTCGTGGCTGGTTATAAAGAAGCGACCGCAATAAGATTCGAAGATGTTTACTCAGCAAAAGTATCCGTGTCCCCGTTTGACAAGAAGGTTCACAGAGTAATAGTAACAGATGCGGAGCACGCGTGCATAGGGAGAGACTTGATAAACAATTGGACCGTCACTTTAAGAGGGAAACAAGGCATTATTGAAATAGAGGAAGGCTAA
- a CDS encoding HK97 family phage prohead protease: MPTTIYKTYGVVLKEEDDASRSFWAVASTEEADRDGDVMSTTGWELENFRKNPVVLFAHKYDSPPIAKVLETRIGNGQLMFRLQFATRAEYPFADTIYKLYRGGFLRSFSVGFIPKDWEEIAGATRGRRFKQQELVEISAVPIPTNPKALAEARRSGLISQREMKSLRNNVDRTASDQALVDKLDSMLKEVEDLTARPLISSYEVVSIIEKSIGSSVCSSGSR; encoded by the coding sequence ATGCCAACCACTATCTACAAGACGTATGGGGTCGTGTTAAAGGAAGAGGACGACGCCTCAAGGAGTTTCTGGGCCGTGGCCTCTACGGAGGAGGCCGACCGCGACGGCGACGTAATGAGTACCACCGGCTGGGAACTGGAAAATTTCAGAAAGAACCCGGTGGTGCTTTTTGCCCACAAATACGACAGCCCGCCCATCGCTAAGGTCCTTGAGACCCGCATCGGCAACGGACAGCTGATGTTCAGGCTCCAGTTTGCCACCCGCGCCGAGTACCCGTTTGCGGATACCATTTATAAGCTCTATCGCGGCGGCTTTCTTAGAAGCTTCTCGGTGGGGTTTATACCCAAGGACTGGGAGGAAATCGCCGGCGCAACGAGGGGACGGCGTTTCAAGCAACAGGAGCTGGTTGAGATATCTGCAGTGCCCATCCCGACAAATCCGAAGGCCCTTGCGGAGGCCAGGAGGAGCGGTCTCATCAGCCAGAGGGAGATGAAGTCGCTCAGAAATAATGTCGACCGGACGGCATCCGACCAGGCGCTGGTAGACAAACTTGATTCCATGCTGAAGGAGGTTGAGGATCTCACGGCGAGACCCCTGATCTCTTCATACGAAGTAGTCAGTATTATAGAGAAATCCATTGGGTCCAGCGTATGCTCGTCCGGCTCCAGATAA